A genome region from Heptranchias perlo isolate sHepPer1 chromosome 32, sHepPer1.hap1, whole genome shotgun sequence includes the following:
- the LOC137301219 gene encoding complement C1q subcomponent subunit C-like, which produces MDPKCISLMLLLTVLGPSVQGLETNFGIPGTHGIPGIPGIPGKDGRDGTKGAKGEAGPPGLALTLGEMGEKGDPGITGPTGKRGRRGSAGDIGDPGNVGGKGEMGRSGDHKSTLKSAFSAKRGGHAYPPRDIPIRFSKVISNDQNHYDSNTGVFTCNITGYYYFVYHATSDNNLCISLNMNRVKKAGFCNHGNFDQVSSGGIVLHLQVNDKVWLEPTDYNAVMGKEDHDSVFSGFLLFPD; this is translated from the exons ATGGATCCCAAATGCATTTCCCTGATGCTGCTGTTGACAGTACTGGGTCCATCGGTTCAAGGTTTAGAAACAAATTTTGGGATACCCGGAACTCACGGAATACCAGGAATACCCGGAATACCAGGCAAAGATGGCAGAGATGGCACAAAAGGAGCAAAAGGAGAAGCAG GGCCCCCTGGCTTAGCTCTCACTCTGGGTGAAATGGGGGAGAAAGGTGATCCAGGAATAACAGGCCCAACCGGAAAAAGAGGGCGCAGAGGATCCGCTGGAGATATCGGAGACCCAGGCAATGTGGGGGGAAAAGGCGAGATGGGGCGATCCGGAGACCACAAGAGCACGTTGAAATCTGCCTTTTCTGCAAAAAGAGGTGGACATGCATATCCTCCCAGGGACATCCCCATCAGATTCAGTAAAGTCATATCTAACGACCAAAACCACTATGACAGCAACACAGGTGTGTTCACCTGTAACATAACCGGCTATTATTACTTTGTGTACCATGCAACGTCAGATAATAACTTGTGCATCAGTCTGAACATGAACAGAGTGAAGAAAGCTGGCTTCTGCAATCATGGAAATTTCGATCAGGTCAGTTCAGGAGGGATCGTGCTTCATTTGCAGGTCAATGATAAGGTTTGGCTGGAACCAACAGATTACAATGCCGTGATGGGGAAAGAAGACCATGACAGTGTCTTCAGTGGGTTTCTTCTCTTTCCAGATTAA